In a single window of the Daphnia carinata strain CSIRO-1 chromosome 4, CSIRO_AGI_Dcar_HiC_V3, whole genome shotgun sequence genome:
- the LOC130687498 gene encoding antifreeze protein Maxi-like, with protein MQNMVQFISFLVILVAASSLGDVQNVPADTIRVKRGGYSGTGGFTQPTVHYAPAPGAAAAAAAAAAAQQATQAVQAVNTVTSGVTQAAQAASNSLYQAKAAAQAAQANQARLQSILQDIAAAAKAAQYAAKAALQGADAIAAAQAAAAVSAGAAVSAANSAQQAAKIAQASQAAQAAQAAQAAAYSSAHYGGYGSIQASHHAQHLTYQSQASLADLAAAQQAANKAYSAAQAAQAVAVGGGGVYGGFSSHGGGYGHGY; from the exons ATGCAAAATATGGTGCAATTTATCTCTTTTCTAGTTATACTTG TCGCTGCATCGTCGCTAGGCGATGTACAGAATGTTCCTGCCGATACGATCCGA gtaaaacGAGGTGGATACTCAGGAACAGGTGGATTTACTCAACCTACAGTTCATTATGCTCCTGCTCCGG gtgcagcagcagctgcagcGGCCGCAGCGGCTGCCCAGCAAGCCACGCAGGCTGTACAAGCCGTTAACACt GTTACGAGTGGAGTAACACAAGCAGCCCAAGCAGCGTCAAATTCATTGTACCAG GCGAAAGCTGCCGCACAAGCTGCTCAAGCTAACCAGGCAAGATTGCAATCTATTCTACAAGACATTGCCGCTGCAGCCAAGGCGGCACAGTATGCAG CAAAAGCTGCTTTGCAGGGAGCCGATGCCATAGCAGCCGCTCAGGCAGCGGCCGCTGTCAGTGCTGGGGCAG CCGTATCCGCCGCGAATTCCGCCCAACAG GCTGCAAAGATCGCCCAGGCATCCCAAGCTGCTCAAGCTGCACAG GCTGCTCAAGCAGCTGCATATTCTTCTGCCCATTACGGTGGTTACGGATCGATTCAAGCTTCCCACCATGCTCAACATTTGACATACCAGTCCCAAGCTTCGTTAGCTGATTTAGCAGCTGCTCAGCAGGCCGCCAATAAAGCTTATTCGGCAGCCCAAGCCGCCCAAGCCGTAGctgttggtggtggtggtgtttACGGTGGATTCAGCAGTCACGGAGGAGGCTACGGTCATGGATATTAA
- the LOC130687515 gene encoding uncharacterized protein LOC130687515 has protein sequence MSHPTMICLLLAAITLLNQHVYSQRGPDFDLHHRVRRGDFYGPNGLGAGNGGLGGYGGTYGGLGLTGSSFNPVLFQGAAVAGGFAKEAYNANQASLASADGLLSGGSFGVGYYAGAIANAAAAGAAAGNKHKGGSSLSYGRR, from the exons ATGTCTCACCCTACAATGA TTTGTCTACTGCTAGCTGCAATTACTCTGCTGAACCAACATGTCTACTCGCAGCGAGGCCCCGACTTTGATCTACACCACAGA GTCAGAAGAGGCGATTTTTACGGACCCAACGGCCTGGGAGCTGGAAATGGCGGTTTGGGTGGCTACGGGGGTACCTACGGTGGCCTGGGCTTGACTGGAAGTTCGTTTAACCCCGTGCTATTCCAAGGAGCTGCAGTAGCTGGAGGTTTCGCCAAAGAAGCTTACAATGCCAATCAGGCTTCCTTAGCATCTGCAGATGGGCTGTTGAGTGGTGGATCGTTCGGAGTTGGATATTACGCTGGAGCCATCGCCAACGCAGCGGCTGCAGGTGCAGCAGCTGGCAACAAACATAAAGGAGGGTCGTCATTGTCGTACGGCCGTCGTTAA
- the LOC130687517 gene encoding ATP-dependent RNA helicase glh-1-like isoform X1, with protein sequence MTSPTALTSFFLVMMVVAVFSIPIDNEQRVLHRVRRGRGYHGSLGGISTVVDGSSVQAVSTGGNTFVSGFQASQNFLSSAGGGNYLGQQGGQQAAAWAAGGAAAAGFGYNSVASSGAGYPSNVAGYQGFPSYGR encoded by the exons ATGACTAGCCCAACTGCTTTAACCAGCTTTTTCCTTG TTATGATGGTCGTTGCAGTATTCAGCATCCCGATCGACAATGAGCAACGTGTTCTCCACCGT GTTCGTCGTGGACGTGGTTATCACGGTTCGTTGGGCGGTATTTCGACCGTGGTTGACGGAAGTTCCGTTCAAGCTGTTAGTACCGGAGGCAACACATTCGTCAGCGGATTCCAGGCCAGCCAGAACTTCTTGTCTTCCGCCGGTGGTGGAAATTATCTCGGACAACAAGGCGGACAACAAGCGGCCGCTTGGGCTGCAGGAGGAGCAGCAGCCGCTGGATTTGGGTACAACTCAGTTGCTAGCTCGGGTGCTGGATACCCGTCCAACGTAGCTGGTTACCAAGGATTCCCTAGTTATGGCCGTTAA
- the LOC130687517 gene encoding ATP-dependent RNA helicase glh-1-like isoform X2 codes for MMVVAVFSIPIDNEQRVLHRVRRGRGYHGSLGGISTVVDGSSVQAVSTGGNTFVSGFQASQNFLSSAGGGNYLGQQGGQQAAAWAAGGAAAAGFGYNSVASSGAGYPSNVAGYQGFPSYGR; via the exons ATGATGGTCGTTGCAGTATTCAGCATCCCGATCGACAATGAGCAACGTGTTCTCCACCGT GTTCGTCGTGGACGTGGTTATCACGGTTCGTTGGGCGGTATTTCGACCGTGGTTGACGGAAGTTCCGTTCAAGCTGTTAGTACCGGAGGCAACACATTCGTCAGCGGATTCCAGGCCAGCCAGAACTTCTTGTCTTCCGCCGGTGGTGGAAATTATCTCGGACAACAAGGCGGACAACAAGCGGCCGCTTGGGCTGCAGGAGGAGCAGCAGCCGCTGGATTTGGGTACAACTCAGTTGCTAGCTCGGGTGCTGGATACCCGTCCAACGTAGCTGGTTACCAAGGATTCCCTAGTTATGGCCGTTAA
- the LOC130687518 gene encoding uncharacterized protein LOC130687518 yields the protein MKRSIILLAMMIAVAMSVPTSDDQSEHVLHRVRRGRGYHGSLKGVNVIVDGIALKAVSTGANNFVSGYQASQNFLASAGHGNYLAQQGGLQAAAWAASGAAAAGNAYNAAASSGAGYPSNVAGYKGFPSYGR from the exons ATGAAACGCTCTATCATTCTGCTTG CTATGATGATCGCGGTTGCGATGAGCGTCCCGACTAGCGACGACCAATCTGAACATGTGCTCCATCGC GTTCGTCGTGGACGTGGTTACCACGGTTCTTTGAAGGGCGTTAACGTCATCGTTGATGGTATCGCATTGAAGGCCGTCAGCACTGGAGCCAATAACTTCGTTAGCGGATACCAAGCCAGTCAAAATTTCTTGGCTTCAGCCGGCCATGGAAACTACCTTGCACAACAGGGTGGACTTCAAGCTGCTGCCTGGGCGGCCAGTGGAGCGGCAGCCGCTGGAAATGCGTACAACGCAGCCGCAAGCTCTGGCGCCGGATATCCGTCCAATGTAGCTGGCTACAAAGGATTCCCTAGCTATGGCCGTTAA
- the LOC132087883 gene encoding glycine, alanine and asparagine-rich protein-like codes for MKLTLRYLIIFGFVAALQAAVINEAESVSDVEQGKSDEQAREKRGFASGGGGYGGGGSSGYGGGAGGGAAGYGVGYGGAAAIAQEAANAAKAAQNAQAGAAAQAAQQAKATLAAQAVQAAQQAQAVVAAKQAQAAQISQAAQAAQAAAFAESAQAAQATQAVQAAEATKVQALQQAQALAAASRAAQSHAAQAVAAVQAAQAQQASQAQMAYQAQANAQALAYKQQASLADLAAAQQAANKAYSAAQAAQATAVGGGGSYGGFGSGYGGSSGGCPAC; via the exons atgaaacttacTCTTCGCTATTTGATCATCTTCG GCTTCGTTGCAGCTCTTCAAGCAGCAGTTATCAATGAAGCTGAATCCGTGTCCGACGTGGAACAAGGCAAAAGCGACGAGCAGGCTCGT gaaaaacgtgGATTTGCCAGCGGTGGTGGTGGATATGGCGGAGGTGGCAGCTCTGGATACGGCGGAGGAGCCGGCGGTGGAGCTGCTGGATATGGAGTAGGTTATGGTGGAGCCGCAGCTATTGCACAGGAAGCTGCCAATGCAGCCAAGGCAGCACAGAACGCACAGGCCGGAGCTGCAGCTCAGGCTGCCCAGCAAGCAAAAGCTACACTAGCGGCACAAGCCGTTCAGGCAGCTCAGCAAGCTCAAGCAGTTGTGGCAGCAAAACAGGCGCAGGCCGCTCAAATCTCCCAGGCTGCTCAAGCTGCCCAGGCTGCAGCATTTGCCGAATCAGCACAGGCCGCCCAAGCAACCCAGGCCGTTCAGGCCGCCGAAGCAACTAAAGTTCAGGCTCTTCAACAAGCTCAAGCTCTGGCAGCTGCTTCTAGAGCCGCACAGTCTCATGCTGCTCaggctgttgctgctgtcCAAGCTGCTCAGGCCCAACAAGCTTCCCAAGCTCAGATGGCCTACCAGGCCCAAGCAAACGCCCAAGCTTTGGCGTACAAACAACAAGCTTCTTTGGCTGATTTGGCAGCTGCCCAGCAGGCAGCCAACAAGGCTTACTCAGCTGCCCAAGCTGCCCAGGCCACAGCTGTCGGTGGTGGTGGTTCCTACGGTGGATTTGGCAGCGGTTACGGTGGAAGCTCTGGCGGCTGCCCAGCTTGTTAA
- the LOC130687568 gene encoding glycine, alanine and asparagine-rich protein-like: MDLRSCLIVLGCVVVLQASAVVPKAGEEQTRDKRGFASGGGGYGGGGSSGYGGGAGGGAAGYGVGYGGAAAIAQEAANAAKAAQNAQAGAAAQAAQQAKATLAAQAVQAAQQAQAVVAAKQAQAAQISQAAQAAQAAAFAESAQAAQAAQAVQAAEATKVQALQQAQALAAAAKAAQSHAAQAVAALQASQAQQASQAQMAYQAQANAQALAYKQQAALADLAAAQQAANKAYSAAQAAQATAVGGGGSYGGFGSGYGGSSGGCPAC, from the exons atggatCTTCGCTCGTGTTTGATCGTTTTGG gCTGTGTTGTTGTCCTTCAAGCGTCTGCTGTCGTCCCAAAAGCTGGTGAAGAACAAACAAGG GACAAGCGCGGATTTGCCAGTGGTGGCGGTGGATATGGCGGAGGTGGCAGCTCTGGATACGGCGGAGGAGCCGGCGGTGGAGCTGCTGGATATGGAGTAGGTTACGGTGGTGCCGCAGCTATTGCACAGGAAGCTGCCAATGCAGCCAAGGCAGCACAGAACGCACAGGCCGGAGCTGCAGCTCAGGCAGCTCAGCAGGCTAAGGCAACTCTTGCTGCCCAAGCTGTCCAGGCAGCCCAGCAGGCCCAGGCTGTTGTAGCAGCCAAACAGGCACAAGCCGCCCAAATCTCCCAAGCCGCTCAAGCTGCGCAGGCCGCAGCTTTTGCTGAATCGGCTCAAGCCGCCCAAGCAGCTCAAGCAGTTCAGGCAGCCGAAGCCACCAAAGTTCAAGCTCTGCAACAAGCCCAAGCTCTCGCTGCTGCCGCTAAGGCTGCACAGTCTCATGCTGCGCAAGCAGTCGCCGCTCTCCAAGCCTCTCAAGCCCAACAAGCGTCACAAGCACAGATGGCCTATCAGGCTCAGGCAAACGCCCAAGCATTGGCCTATAAACAACAAGCTGCATTGGCTGATCTTGCAGCTGCCCAACAAGCCGCCAACAAGGCTTACTCCGCCGCCCAAGCCGCACAGGCGACTGCAGTTGGTGGTGGTGGATCCTATGGTGGATTTGGCAGCGGTTACGGTGGAAGCTCTGGAGGCTGCCCGGCTTGTTAA
- the LOC130687494 gene encoding glycine, alanine and asparagine-rich protein-like isoform X2, giving the protein MKVTLRCLVLFGIVAALQAAVISQDESVDESKGEQYREKRGFASGGGGYGGGGSSGYGGGAGGGAGGYGVGYGGAAAIAQEAANAAKAAQNAQAGAAAQAAQQAQATLAAQAVQAAQQAQAVVAAKQAQAAQISQAAQAAQAAAFAESAQAAQAAQAVQAAEATKVQALQQAQALAAAAKAAQSHAAQAVAAVQAAQAQQASQAQMAYQAQANAQALAYKQQASLADLAAAQQAANKAYSAAQAAQATAVGGGGSYGGFGSGYGGSSGGCPAC; this is encoded by the exons atgaaagttaCTCTTCGCTGTCTGGTTCTTTTCg GTATTGTCGCCGCTCTTCAAGCAGCTGTGATTAGTCAAGATGAATCTGTTGACGAATCCAAGGGCGAACAGTATCGC GAAAAGCGTGGATTCGCAAGCGGTGGAGGTGGATATGGCGGAGGTGGCAGCTCCGGATACGGTGGAGGAGCCGGCGGTGGAGCTGGTGGATATGGAGTAGGTTATGGTGGAGCCGCAGCTATTGCGCAGGAAGCTGCCAATGCAGCCAAGGCAGCACAGAACGCACAGGCCGGAGCTGCAGCTCAGGCTGCCCAACAAGCACAGGCCACCCTTGCTGCACAGGCCGTTCAAGCTGCCCAGCAAGCCCAAGCTGTCGTAGCCGCCAAACAGGCCCAAGCTGCCCAGATCTCCCAGGCCGCCCAAGCCGCCCAGGCTGCTGCTTTCGCTGAATCCGCTCAGGCCGCTCAAGCCGCCCAGGCTGTTCAGGCTGCCGAAGCCACTAAAGTCCAGGCTCTTCAACAGGCTCAGGCTTTGGCCGCTGCTGCTAAAGCTGCGCAGTCTCACGCTGCACaggctgttgctgctgtcCAAGCTGCTCAGGCCCAACAAGCTTCCCAAGCTCAGATGGCCTACCAGGCCCAAGCAAACGCCCAAGCTTTGGCGTACAAACAACAAGCTTCTTTGGCTGATTTGGCAGCTGCCCAGCAGGCAGCCAACAAGGCTTACTCAGCTGCCCAAGCTGCCCAGGCCACAGCTGTCGGTGGTGGTGGTTCCTACGGTGGATTTGGCAGCGGTTACGGTGGAAGCTCAGGAGGCTGCCCGGCTTGTTAA
- the LOC130687569 gene encoding glycine, alanine and asparagine-rich protein-like yields the protein MNITIFCVLVIGFLVTVHASAHNETESSTPNIEEQPRDKRGFASGGGGYGGGGSGYGGGAGGGAGGYGVGYGGAAAIAQEAANVAKAAQNAQAGAAAQAAQQAQATLAAQAVQAAQQAQAVTAAKQAQAAQISQAAQAAQAAAFAESAQAAQAAQAVQAAEATKVQAIQQAQAIAAAAKAAQAHAAQAVASLQAAQAQQATQAQMAYQAQANAQALAYKQQAALADLAAAQQAANKAYSAAQAAQATAVGGGGSYGGFGGGYGGGHGGCPGC from the exons ATGAATATTACTATTTTCTGTGTCCTCGTTATCG GTTTCTTGGTTACTGTTCACGCGTCGGCTCACAATGAAACCGAATCCTCTACGCCAAACATCGAAGAACAGCCCCGT GACAAGAGAGGATTCGCAAGCGGTGGAGGCGGATACGGAGGTGGTGGCTCCGGATACGGTGGAGGAGCTGGTGGTGGAGCTGGTGGATATGGAGTAGGTTATGGTGGTGCCGCAGCTATTGCACAGGAAGCCGCTAATGTAGCAAAGGCGGCACAGAACGCACAGGCCGGAGCTGCAGCTCAGGCTGCCCAACAAGCACAGGCCACCCTTGCGGCACAAGCCGTTCAGGCAGCTCAGCAAGCCCAAGCAGTTACAGCAGCCAAACAGGCGCAAGCCGCCCAAATCTCACAGGCTGCTCAGGCTGCCCAGGCTGCAGCTTTCGCCGAATCAGCACAGGCCGCCCAAGCTGCTCAGGCTGTCCAGGCTGCTGAAGCTACCAAAGTTCAAGCTATCCAACAAGCCCAAGCTATAGCTGCTGCTGCCAAGGCTGCCCAAGCCCACGCCGCACAAGCAGTCGCTTCCCTTCAGGCCGCCCAAGCCCAACAAGCTACTCAGGCACAAATGGCATATCAGGCTCAAGCAAACGCCCAAGCCTTGGCTTACAAACAGCAAGCTGCATTGGCTGATCTTGCTGCCGCCCAGCAGGCCGCCAACAAGGCCTACTCGGCCGCCCAAGCCGCCCAAGCTACTGCCGTTGGTGGAGGTGGATCCTATGGCGGATTCGGCGGAGGATACGGCGGAGGACACGGTGGTTGCCCGGGCTGTTAA